The following are from one region of the Heterodontus francisci isolate sHetFra1 chromosome 34, sHetFra1.hap1, whole genome shotgun sequence genome:
- the LOC137349331 gene encoding zinc finger protein 229-like: MEAKSVEKPYTCSVCGRGFSRSAGLSIHKCSQTGEKLWKCGDREKELNYTSELETHQHSETEERPFICTECGKGFTQSSSLLAHQRVHTGERPFTCTECGKGFTQFSNLLTHQRIHTEERPFTCTECGKGFIHSSALLKHQRFHTGERPFTCSECGKRFSLSWNLLAHQRIHTGERPFTCSDCGEGFTYSSTLLMHQRVHTGERPFTCSECGKGFTQSSKLLTHQRVHTGERPFTCTECGKGFTQLSNLLTHQRIHTGERPFTCTECGKGFIHSSALLTHQRVHNGERPFTCTECGKGFIHSSALLTHQRVHTGQRPFTCSECGKRFSLSWNLLAHQRIHTGERPFTCSDCGEGFTHSSTLLIHKRVHTGERPFTCSECGKGFTTSSKLVKHQRVHTGERPFTCSECGKGFANSSARLRHQRVHTGERPFTCSVCGKRFTQSSHLVSHQFSHTGERSFICSVCRKGFTQPSYLLRHQRVHR, from the coding sequence atggaagcaaaaagtgtggagaaaccgtacacgtgttctgtgtgtggacggggCTTCAGCCGATCAGCTGGCCTGTCGATACACAAGTGTAGTCAGACTGGGGAgaagctgtggaaatgtggggaccgtgagaaagaattaaattacacgtctgagctggaaactcatcaacACAGTGAaactgaggagaggccgttcatctgcactgagtgtgggaagggattcactcagtcatcctccctactcgcacaccagcgagttcatactggggagaggccattcacctgcactgagtgtgggaagggattcactcagttctcaaacctgctgacacaccagcgaatccacactgaggagaggccgttcacctgcactgagtgtgggaagggattcattcattcatctgcCCTACTAAAACACCAGcgatttcacactggggagaggccgttcacctgctctgagtgtgggaagagattctctctgtcatggaacctgctggcacatcaacggattcacactggggagaggccattcacctgctctgattgtggggagggtttcacttattcatccaccctgctgatgcaccagcgagttcacactggggagcggccgttcacctgctctgagtgtgggaagggatttactcagtcatcaaagctgctgacacaccagcgagttcacactggagagaggccgttcacctgcacagaatgtgggaagggattcactcagttatcaaacctgctgacacaccagcgaattcacactggggagaggccgttcacctgtactgagtgtgggaagggattcattcattcatccgccctactcacacaccagcgagttcataatggggagaggccgttcacctgcactgagtgtgggaagggtttcattcattcatccgccctactgacgcaccagcgagttcacactggccagaggccattcacctgctctgagtgtgggaagagattctctctgtcatggaacctgctggcacatcaacgaattcacactggggagaggccattcacctgctctgattgtggggagggtttcactcattcatccaccctgctgatacacaagcgagttcacactggggagaggccattcacctgctctgagtgtgggaagggattcactacttcatccaagctggtgaaacaccagcgagttcacactggtgagaggccattcacctgctctgagtgtgggaagggatttgctaattCATCCGCTCGGCtgaggcaccagcgagttcacactggggagcggccgttcacctgctctgtttgtgggaagagatttactcagtcatcccacctggtgtCACACCAgttcagtcacactggggagaggtcattcatctgctccgtgtgtcggaagggattcactcagccatcctatctgctgagacaccagcgagttcacagataa